ttatgttggtaaacatgggtttcttactaatgaattagataacttgtttctagtttaaaatgacattttaatagatatcatatttaacaaggttcgttatagatgtttaagtatagccgtattaaatagaaacttaaaagaatatgtagaccatatgtttcttaataaaaatagaagataaatatatgtccaattaatagattatttatattttcttaattaaaagataacaagggtcattgcttttataaactaaaatgatagtttatacataatttcctttctaatgaattagatcatttgttcctacaatagaattaaagataattaatagattaattatccttgatcataatttattaatcaaacatatagtcaatttgttcttaactagatttatggcatgattaatgatttcagaGAGCACGTCCGAATTTATCAAGATTAATGATCCCTAGACTGTCGAGGTCTTTCAGTTTACTCACCAATGGCCAACTAACAAGGCAATGTCCAATGTTCATCTATGTTTTGCCTTTTCAAAGGAAGGAGCGACTACATGTAATAAACAACATGAATGTGTTATGTGGGGGCAAGCACTACTCGCGGAGAGGGAATATGCCCAACTGGCCCGGCAACCAGGGAAGTGGCTAGGTAGGAGTGTAATCGGATCGAATACGAACGAATATCAATGAAAACATATTTGTTTTCATTTTTTATTCGGATTCGAATTTAAATACGGATAGCTTCGGATACGAATACAAATACAGATGTTCTCGAATACAAATATGGATAGTCGTGGGTCGACCACGAAACTAGTCGGACACGGATAGCATCGGTAGCAAATATTTTTGTCAGATATCGTGTAAGACACTATTCCACACATTTCATAGTTGTAATCATTTAGCCCCTCCTTTAGTCCAAACATTTTTGAGgattatatgtggacatatgCTACGCCTCCATAAAATTCCATGAATTTCTATGGCTATTTTGAGTATTATTAATGTCTTTATGTAGAAAATCATtaaaatgcaattaaattcataaaatattctagcaTCGACcggaaattgcaaataagttatcaaGACTAATAAATATTCTACAAGAATATAACATCAAGTACCCACATGAAAATTataaaagtgaagtattgattatgttgagacttagATGTTTATGGTggtttcacatgtaactcacacAAATAAGTGGAAATAAAATGAAATAATTGTTGGCATCTTGTGAATTTGGTGATTCAAACATTTTTGAGGATGCTATATTGACATATGTTGCCCCTACACCAAATTTCATGAATTTTTAGAccatttgtgtattattaatttctttctgcagaaaatcatcaaaatgcatttaaatccataaaatattctagtatcgaccgaaaattgcaaataagttaccaagactaataaacattcCATAATAAGATAACCTCAAATCCCTACATGAAAATTATAAAGTGAAATaaagattatgttgaaacttggacacttaagctgatttcacgtgtaactcacgcaacaAGTGTAAGTGAAATGAAAAGAATCACTGGCATCTTATGGACTTTATGGTCCAAACATTTTTATAATTTTATGTGGACAAATGTTAACTCTTAGTCAAAATTTATGAATTTCcgaggctatttgtgtattattaatttctttctacagaATTCATCaaatgcaattaaattcataaaataatttAGTGTCTaccgaaaattgcaaataagttaccaggaccaataaacattctatgaaagataatatgaagtctctatgtgaaaatgataaagtgaagtattgattatgttgaaacttggatacttatgatgatttcacatgtaactcacacAATAAGTGGAAGTGAAATGAAAGAATCCCTGACACATTTCGAAATTTAtggtccaaacattttttagAATTCTATGTGGACATATGTTACCCATTTGTCAAATTTCATGAATTTTTaagctatttgtgtattattattttctttttttgtacaaaaccattaaaatgcaattaaatccataaaatattATAATGTTGATCGAAAatggcaaataagttaccaaacatcatataagaagataacctcaagtccccatacgaaaatgataaagtgaagtattgattatgataAAATTTAGATACTTAAggtgatttcacatgtaacttaCACAACAAGTGAAAGTGAATTGAAAGAAACGTTGATAATCTTTAGATTTTATGGCCCAAACATTTTTGAGGATGCTATATGGGCATATATTGCCCCTCCgtcaaatttcatgattttttgagactatttgtgtattattattatttttctacagaaaaatattaaaatacaattaaattcataaaatatttcactatcgaccgaaaattgcaaataggttaccaggaccaataaacattatataaggacataaccttaagttcccatatgaaaatgataaagtgaagtattgattacgtAGAAACTTAGATATTTAGGGTGACTCCACATGTAACTATCTGAATATCCGAAATCTGGTAAGATATCTGGGTAGATGTCCGGATATCCAAAATCTGAAATCTGGATAGGTATCCGAGAAGATATCTGGATGTCTGAAATCCGACGGATATCAGTCATCTCATATTCGTATATGATATCTGAACTGTACTATCTGAAATCCGAAAATTCTGCGGATATCCGAAAAACTATCCAGCTAGATAATTAGCCTCTTCGGACGGTCGGATGCGTGTGGTCAGGTCGGACCAGTGGGGCGCGTGCGTCCTCGCGATTGTGGGGCACATTTATGCATGTGTAAACATGTGTTATGTTTTGCGTAAACAGAAGGTGCGCACGTGGTGGGCTCCATTTAGGATGGACGAAGGTGGGCCAGCGTCGTGTCTCGCTGGTCGGGTAGTTGGTTTCTACTCGTGTTTATGCTAGCATATTTAATGGTCCAGACTTGCATAATAGGAGAGCGGCAACAAACCTTTTATTGGTTCGTTCAAGTGGGTCCACACACCACCGTGATTAGCGCGACCACGAAGCTAGAAGTTACCGTATATATCGGAACAGAAGATATGGAGTCGATCGTGTGTGGGAGCTCAGAaggatttcagcgtaaaacgtgaaccaaaacaacgtaaatgggTATGAATTTTAGTGTAAATCATCAATCTATTTCATAACAAAACATGTATGGAAACAAAAAACTGATTTAAAtgatttatttcctccataaatataggatctctccaacatCCATGTATCaaggctcgttagaaccagtttatgatatatactgacagTAATTATACTACACGTTGAAGTTATTTATGCACTACGGTAGATTACGTAAAAATTCTGTTTTCTACagcatgtgcacaaatttaggatgacaagaatgtgaGTTGAAAAGGAAATGGATCAACATATGCGAGATTTATGGAATCGTGGCAAATGACCTCATTTCTTAGAGCGGTTACCTTTTTCTAAATTTCTATTTTGTCGCGTAAATGTGTGGGTCGTAAATATATCTTATACATATGGCATAAATGGTAGGAACCCAATACACACTGGATTAAGTAAAAgagataatgcataaaatcaataaattgtttgcgtaaaatgtgaatagaaatatcataaacagaCAAATAGATGGAAGCGAAGCCATGAACTGAAATATAGGCCGTAAAAACCTATTGACATTGGCATAAATATAtatacaaaatagcataaaaataGGACCGTCGTCCTGCGGAACCGCCGCCTCGCATCTGGGATGCGCCACCACTTCGTGCCTAGGGGAGGCTGTCGTCGTCGCTCGCGCCTATGGAAGTCCGCCATCACTGCTCCCACATTGGATGGCATCGCAGTCGTACGCGCTCAGGGGTCGGCCCTTGCGCGCGTGCATCCCGAGATCCGTTGCACCAACCGCTCCCACCTCGCCGTCATGAACACCTTAGGGGTGTCGTCACTGCTCATGTGCCCCCGAGATCTGCCATGCGTCGCCGCAGCCGCTCCCATCTCACCGCCGTGCGCACCTCAAGGGGTCGCTGCCACGTGCACCTCAGGGAGACGCTGCCGCGGCCgctgccacctcgccgtcgtgcgCACTTCACGGGCCACCACCGCGTGTGTGCCCTCGGGATCCGATGCCGCAGCCGCTCCCACCTCGCTGCCGTGCGCGCCTCAGGGGGGTCATCGCCGCACGCTGGCCTCAGGGATCCGCCGCTACGAGCGTGTCCCCTAGATCCGTCGGTGCGCGCTTGCTCCCAAGATCCGCTACCGCGCGCCTCTCAGGGTGGGGGCGTAACTGTCGGCGTCGCcaaaactgaaccctagcgatCTGGAGCTTCTTTTATAGGCGGTTCGGACCTGATGCGGCTGAACCGGTTGGCAACATCGGgttagagtttgcctcatccagagtaaaagGCTTGTGAAGACCAATGAAAATAAAGATGTGCTTACCAAACAAAACAACTGGTATCTTAAGCTGCTTATTAGGATACGTGGGGAAGAAGTTATATTCTTCAAAAAGATTTGAGAGCATACGATTGAAAACTGGTACCTCCCTGTCAACAATAGCAtttaaataatataattatgaaGAGTTGGGCACAGACCGGTGTAAGCAAAGTTCTACTGAAGCACACAGATATACATAAGTTATTGCAAAACAGAACAGAGTACCAATCAGACAGCAACTTTGAAGGCAAAGAAACTAATATAGTAACCATTGAAATTTCTAGATTATCCTAAGCTTATGTCGAAAACAAAATATGCGATCCTACCATAGTACCGCCACAGTTTGGAATGAATAATGTCTATAAGGCATACCTTAAATAGAATATACAGCATAATaccaacaaacaaacaaaaaaaaaacaagtTTCAAAGAAATGACCATGGCTGTCATTTAATTAGCACTCGGGTTAATTAAACCGTTGAGCATATATTTTCTTTAGTATTTGATAAGCTGGTCCAAACTTATTTCCATCAACACATTTTTGTAGCGTGTTGTGAACGATTGTCTAAACCATAGGGTGAGTCAGAAAAAGCAACAAAAAATCAGTCCAAATTACTTGTCTGCATAGAGAACTTTGTGCTGAAAATATGCATTATCCTCTACTTCGATGTCATCTGACCCTACCTCTGAAATAGTAAGCTCTCTTACAACAAAGCTAGGATTCCTCGATTCATACAGAGCACACAATTAATTTATTTCATCCAGTATTACATCTGACAAGAGCTGCTTCGAGTGAGATTGAAAAACCTGAAAATGTGCATGACAAGACTCCCAAAAACCCCCAAAAACCCAAATAGCAAAACTGAAAAAAAAACAATGACCAAGTAGACTTTCAAGAACACATAACAAGACTCCCAATATAAGTTCCcgatcgttttcagcccaaagatAAAGAGTTGCTGACTTCATGTAAGACGCTCTcggtaaaaagaaaaaaaaagaaaggaaacCATGTGATTGGCGTTGAACTTCTTAGACGTGCGCCGTTCAACTCCCATCCCCAGCAACGCCACCCTATATATGTTTTCGCGCCAAACTGGCTCCTATGTTAGGCTAACCACCCAGAGCAACGACGCACGGACGTCCATCCATGCGTACCAGCAGAGCCTCaccgccggcgcggcggcgcggcgctaTATTATAAGAATTGAAGAACCCAAGTCTTTGAGCTGGAGTCGTCCATCGCGACATACCAACTTAACCTTTCGTGACACAGACAGACCGGCCGCCGCCGTCGTCAATGTCGAAGCTGCAGAGATCGTCGGTGTCGTTCCGGCGTCAGGGCTCGTCGGGGCGCATCTGGGACGACCCGCTGCGGGGCCTGGACCTCAAGGGGCTGTCGtcgtcgacgacgacgacgacgacgacgccgaagGCGGCGCCGTTGCACCCCGACGCCAGCCTTCTCGCGGGGGACCCCTCGCCCCGCGTGGTGTCCCGCTCGCTGCTGATGCGccacgccggcgccggcgcctcaTCGGCAGGAATCATAGTGGAGAGCCCAGACGTGGTGGCCTCCGCGTCCCCGTCTGATGCGGCCAGCGTCGGCGTCACCAGGGCAGACGGCGGCGAGCGCCAGGAGAGGCCCAAGAAGCTGCGGCGGAGGATCTCGTCCGCGTTCTGCGCCTGCATGGGGCATCCCCCGGCGTCGCACGCGCAGCAGTAGGCAGGCTACGGTGCGTACTCAAATCTACCAGCTGCATGCGGTCCGTCGTGGGGAATGGCTGACGCGCGGCCTGGGGTTCTCACTCTCTTTCTTGCTATGCAACAAACATTTGTGATTTGTGCTTACGCGTGAGACCGTACTTGCTGTAAGATTTTTCTCCCCTCTTTTCTGTGGATGTCATAGGATATATCAATTGCGCGAGGCCCTGGCTTCAATTTTGGTGCTGTTTGATTGTGGATTTTGAACGGTAACGTAAACGTTATCTGATAACGATGTAAATGGAAAAAAAGTAAGCCGTTATTTAGATTGTTTGGTTCGGATCAGGCAAGTCCTGGTATTCTATCCCACTCTAATTGGAGGGGTATTGGATAACGTTCCATTTTCTATAGACCGTATTCGATTTCACGATAGCAGATTATGTTGTGGCTCAAACAAACACGATACAATGTAATCAGTTGCCGCTGTAATCACATCATGTTACATTCCaccgaaccaaacaacacctttgTGTAACTTAAAACTGGATGTCATAACCCTTCACCGCAGGTTTATCATTAACGGTTGCTCTGAAACCTAACAATTGTTCATTGTCGGTTTTTAACTTGTAAAATAATCAGAGGCCCTAAAACCCAAAAGCGAAGGTCACTATCACTGATGGCTGGTGGTTTGAATCGATTGTGATATATCCAATGTTGTTTTATGGCTTGAGCCAACAATAATATCGAGTATAAATGTCCGTGCCTTCCTCTTCCCTATCCAGAGAGCACTCAAATAAGGACATCGATGTCTTTTCACAATCCACTCTCCATTCACCAAAACACTTATGGGTCTTGGATTTTTTAGTAAGGGCATTGCCTTCTTTTCTTTAAGGTTAGTAACAACCATATAATGCTTTGTTTCTAACTTTTCAATTGTTTTAATTACTAGAATACTTGATTCTCATGCTAGTTGTTTCTCTATTGTAGAGAGTACTTTttggttgaatcttgaggaaggcATTCAGATTATGGTGAATCCATCTTCTAAAAGTTAGTGCCTATGAACTTATTTCAATTCCTAACAATTTTCATGGTGGTTTTTTATTTTGTTAGTATGTGTTGCTTTAATTCCTATATGAAGTAGAGTACAAATTTTTTAACAGAGCTACCAATTTTAGTTTTAATGAGGACATCTATATAACACCTAGCAATCTATTATTTTTAGCTATAACTTTGTTTACAAAGACTCCGATTTTTATTCTCTGATAGAATCATTATCTACATTTTTACATGGTATGAAGTGTAATAATTGTTTTTCAAGAGGGGGCTACCGATTTCAATTTTGATAAGAACATCCAAGTGACACTTAGCAACCCAATGTTTTGATCGACAATGTTGTTCATGAAGGATCCAATTTTATTTTCCTATAGTTATTCTCTCCATTTTTATGTGACACTAAGTAAAATAATTGTTCTTTAAGAGGGGCTACCAAATTCAATTTTGATGAGCACATCCATGTGAAACCTATCGATCCATTGTTTTGATCTACAAATGTTGTCCATGTAGGCTCCAATTTTGTTTTCCTATGATTAGTCTCTTCATTTTTATGTAGCATGAACTGGAATAATTATTCTTCAAGAGGGGGCTACTAATTTAAATTTTGATAAGCACATTCGTGTTACACCTAGCAACCCATTATTTTGAGCTACAATTCTTGTTCATGAAAGCTTTAGTTTTTTACTTTTCTATAATTATTCCCTGCATTTTTATGTTCCATGAAGTAGAATAAATTTTCTATGCAAAGATGGTTCAAGGGTGGATGTATGGTCTAATATCTACGGACATGCGGTACTTGACGGGAATCAACATCTTTATCATGGTTGCCAAAGCTTATATTGAACGTAATCCAGGAGATCAATACTCTGTGTTCTGCTAATGCAGATATTGCAAAAATCAAAGGCAATTTGGTAACATGGAACATATATGATGTCACTTGATTAACAAAGGGTTTGTGAAAGACTACATGATATAAAATAAGCATGTGAAGATTGGTGAGAATGTTCTGCAAAAAATATTTAATGATGTTATTATGTCTGGTGTAGCCCCTTAGGCTATTACCAACGAGGAAACATATGTCAAGATGCAACATTTGGCTACCAGTGCTGATGTGTTTTGGACTACATTAGATGACGATAATGATGATGATGGACTTTTTTAGCGGCTACATGAATCTAGAGGGTAGATTTCTTTGTGTTTGATAGTTGAAAAAGGTAGAGATAATAAGAAAGGAGGGGAAATACTATTGTGTCTAGGTTGTATAATGAGCAAATTACAAGCCAACATCATGCTATTAGTGTTGAAATTGCACCTTGTCCCTAATGAGTTGCCAGAAAAGGCACACCTAAGCAAGCAAATGAGCTATCCAATCGGACTTAATGTTGAAAAAGTCCATGTGTGTTACAATTATTGTATATTGTACTTTGGAGATAAATATGAAGACTTGGATGTGTGCCCACAGTGTAAAGCTCCACGATACAAGCAATGCCTCTCAAATAAGAATAATAAGACCAAAGGAGGGCCCTTAAAGGTTGTTTTGTATTCCCTATATTTTCTTGTGTGAATAGGTTGTTTGCAAATGCAAAGTCATCCAAATTGTTGATGTGGCAAAGAGCGTAAGAAAGATATAGCGTTGATGCATCCCACTAATGGGTCGCAATGGAGGATGATCATCTAGATGTGCTATAACAACATTAAAAAGATGTAAGACACCTTTGGTTTGGTTGAGCATAGATGGGATGAACCTTTTGACATAGTTAGAACCAATTATAACAAATGACCAATACACTTTGTTTATACAACCTCCCACCTTGGCTTTGGTATGGAGCGTTCATACATCTAAATGCCACTACTGATCCAATGCACCAAACAACATGACAATGACATGGATATGTTCTAGAACCATTGGTCAATGATCTACTAAATATGTGGGAAGAGGGTGTGAAGGATGTTTGGATGAGTAGAAAAAAGAACATATCACTCACATATCAGGGCGAGGTTGCTTGTCAAGCAAAGAGACAAAATAATATACTCTATGTTTTGAGTGCTTGAACAAGACTAATGCGGTACACATACTGAACAACCAGAAGATGGTTTTCTTCCAAAGAGCTGGTATGGAAAATTACCCTCTTAGGGTTGATTTGATGGACAGGGATCACGAGGGGATCCATGGGCGAGGGCACCAAATCAGCCTTAACAAGGGAATTGGATGGGATCCATAGGGAAGAAAACCTCTtactattcaattttaaatagcaAGGGACTTCCTCTCTCATGAATCACCTACAATTCTCTTGTCATCAAATCAACATTTAATGAAAACCAAAACATGATTATGCACAGTCGTGAAAAGTTGGTATGTAAAAGATTACATACAATGGGCGTTTGTTTCAACTTTTTTGCCGATTCTGCCTACCAGAAGCTGCTGCGAGCTACCAAGCACCTAACTTTTAAACTCGCTTTAATAAGAATCGCTTTGGTGAAAACCGTTCAAGATCAACATGAACACTTAACCGGTTGTGTCGCGATAGAAAGAATCAGTCACTTCCTAGATCCTAAACCCTATGGACCCTTCATCTTCCTCCGTATGTAATCCCCAGCCAGATTCTTGGAAAAGATCGTTAGAAAAAAAACGAAACAAACAAGCCTCATATATAGGATTAACTCTGCAAATGTTTTTCTATCAATCGTGCCATGATTGAATTCTTCATAAAACTTGAACGGATAGCCGTCAAACTAGTTCATTGAGCATACGAAGCCATATGTAGCATTGACAATGTTCACAAAGATCGAAAAGAATTGTCTATCCTCTAAGACTAACTCCAATAGCTTATTCGTCCACGACCCCATATTCAAACTCCAAATTACGAACAATTCAGTCTAAAGCAATATGTTGCATTGACAATGTTCATAAAGATCGAAAAGAATTGTCTATCCTCTAAGACTAACTCTAGCAGCTTATCTGTCCACAACCCCATAGTCAAACTCCACTCTATGAACAGTTCGGTCTACatgacaaaataatgcaaaacaaTGTTTTAGGTGAACATATAGGTGAACTGCTGGACACACTCTAATGTTAGGACAGAATGGGCTTACTGTACACACAATAAAAATAAAAACATCTTTTCAAACAATTTCAAACGCAAAATCTTGATCCATGAAATGCGATGTGCCGGCTGGCAAGTAAAAACTGCTGAAAGAATGATACATATCCGTGCAGACCTCGTGCAATGTGGCCATGCAACACTTGCATGAATCAACTCTAcaagggtgcgtttggttgaaGAGTCAAATAAATAGAAGTGGTTTCATTCCAATATTTAAGAATGAAACTGTTCTATCCTACGTTTGGCAAGATGAACAATCGCTCAACTTTTTATTTGGTTAAAGAGTAGAATAAAACAGAGTCACTCCATTCTTTGTTTAGTTGGAGAGTCATATGAGTGTagagggaaggagaggggagagagcactcgcgtccgagagagcGCTTACATCCGGTCGTTTTTATGGAGCGAGAGCGACCGCTCACATCCGGTCGTTTTTATGGAGCGATAGCGTTCCAACTATTTATAGTAAATTTTCATATAAAGATACAAGAGCCACTCCGCTATTATTTTTATTGAAAACCGAACAACCAAAAAATGGAATGGAAccactcctcaaccaaacacaccctaaaacaAAATTACTAAAAAAGATTTATTTTCCTAGGTCAAACAATTATCCATCT
This portion of the Zea mays cultivar B73 chromosome 2, Zm-B73-REFERENCE-NAM-5.0, whole genome shotgun sequence genome encodes:
- the LOC100383748 gene encoding uncharacterized protein LOC100383748 yields the protein MSKLQRSSVSFRRQGSSGRIWDDPLRGLDLKGLSSSTTTTTTTPKAAPLHPDASLLAGDPSPRVVSRSLLMRHAGAGASSAGIIVESPDVVASASPSDAASVGVTRADGGERQERPKKLRRRISSAFCACMGHPPASHAQQ